A stretch of DNA from Arachis hypogaea cultivar Tifrunner chromosome 19, arahy.Tifrunner.gnm2.J5K5, whole genome shotgun sequence:
CCTCACTCGTtctgtgtttcttttctttttcaaaagaaggactccccactttctctctctctctctactttTTTTTTGGGAGAAAATAACAAATTGATCCCTAATTTTTTGGTAGGTGGACATTTAAATtcttaagaatttaaaaatacatttaaatttatGACTTCTTCAAAATCTGGACATAGCAATCTTTGGGTCTAATTTGTTTCATTTTATAAACTCTCTCACGAGTCCCATTTTCTGTTGGGTCTGTCCAAATGAATATGAGTGATTAATATGTCCAAGTTTTGAAAAAGTATTAATATGTCTGAGTTTTAAAAAGGTCAAGAAGTCAAGTCAAAAGGTTaatgacctatttgtcttttctcttctttttattacCCATGGCTATAAGCCACTACTTTTTATTATTCTGTTTCCTTTTGTTTTAAAGTGTGGGTGGGAACTTACACCATAATGATTTTGGTTAATTAAGAAACAGAAAATCAAAGACTTTGAGCTTGACTTAACTAGATTGTAAAACAACCAAACACACTCAGAGTCATTTGTTTTCTCACCTCAACCCACCTACTCGATAGTGTGCATCCAACAATGGAGTCCACGGAGGAAACCAGGGGGGCAATTGATCTGCGTGAGAGATTAGAAGAATCGGAGAAGCAATTAACTGGAGAAGGTAACAAAGTTTCAAGGCCTAAAATACAACGAATTCCAGCGTACATGGCTGAAAAgcttgagtttcaaagatattacAGGACACAGATCATTTCATTTGATCCGTTTCAACAATCGCAAGGATGGCTGTATAAGGAAGCATGGGCAGCAATGTATCTTAAGCATACTAACCTAAAGTTTGACGATTTATTTAGGGAACTCACTGGGGAGGGCGGATGGTCACTGAAACCGATGTGGGACAAATTATACGATGACCATGGCCACCTGTACAAAGATAATGTGATAGTGGATGGATGTTGTGTGCTAGAATTGCTGGAAAAATCTGACTTGTCAGTTGATCCAGAGCAAGAGCTAAAGATTAGCATGGACAAGCTTGTACGGGTGCACCAGGATCTGCTTATCTTGGACAACCAGCTTCCTTTCCAATTACTCAGGCTCTTGTGTCAGGACCAAGAAAAGCTCCAAAAATGCCTCTGCAACTTCCTCCAAGTCCATGGTATTCAGACAGCACCCAAGCTTCCCGGAAAGAAAACAGAGAATGAAGAAGTGAAGGTAACAGTGGATGGAGATGACGATGAGGACCCCATCCATCTTCTTGATTATCTGAGGAAGGCCCTCTTAATGAGAGACCAACACACATTTTACAAAGCTATCAACcacaagaagatgaagaggggATCCCTGCACCTCAGGAAGTACAGGATTGGGACCATCCGGGAACTCAAGGCAGCTGGGATTCGTGTGACAAAAGATTCCCACAACAACTCGATGTACCCCAGCTTCAAAGATGGAATGCTGCAGCTTCCAGAACTCATAGTGGATGGCTCAACACCTCATATATTCCTCAACCTAGTGGCCTATGAGATGTGTCCTGATTTTCGCAACAACTTCGAGATCAGCTCATTTTTAGTCTTCATGAGCTCTCTCATCGACCAACCGGAGGATGTCAAGGAGCTGAGAATGGCTGGCGTAATTATCAACGAACTTGCCAATGACAAGGAAGTGGCCGACCTGTTTAATAAGATGGACAGCATTCTTGTGCCTGAGACACCATTGTTCGCTGACGTCAGAGACCAAATCCATTCACATTTTGAGTCCAAACGAGGCAGGATCAGGATGCTGTCTTGGATGGGAGAGGCCTCTAACACGTTTTTTCGCTCGCCATGGACCATCATTGCTTTGTTGGCTGCCACACTTGGCCTTGTTCTCACATTCATCCAGACATGGTTTGCTATACACCCTAAATCTTGATAAATCATAACATCCTTTTTAAAGAAAAAGCTGTTATATTGTTTTCTTACTTATCACTTGTTCCTTTCTCTCCTTtagtatctttttttatttttccatgttTTGCTTGATAATGAATAAAACACTACTCATATGAGTATGTGAGGTGTGTGTGATCTGTACTTGAATCATAAACTGTTATGCAGTAGTTGGAATCTGGTTCTCTCCTTTCAGCTTTTGATCAAGGACTTACttgaaatttaatttagttagagATTTATTTGTCTTCGTATTAAAAAATCATGGATTTATTTGCCCGAACAACTAGTATCCAGCAAGATGGATTGGAGTTTGAAGTTGGTCTGAAGTTTCTTAATAGAGAAACCAGCATACTTGATGTTAAAAGCTATAATATTCACAGAAATGTAGAATAGAAGATGgtgttaaaattaaacaaaggtaGTAGTTGAGAAAGAAAGTCTTTCTATATGAATGAGTTCTTAGAAAAAAATAGTATTACTATTCAATTATGACAAGGGATCCAAAGCAAGTGACATGCTGCTTTAAAAAAGAAAACATCTATCTAACAGAATAATGCGTGAATCAAAACTGCTCAAAGAAATAAGTCAACTGCATGAAGAAGAGACATGGCAATACTGCACCCATGTGGAAGACACGAACGAGTTCATCACATGGTTATTAATAGTGGATGGATGTTCTATACTCCATTTGTTGGAGAAATCAGGAAACTCAGTTGATCCACAGCAAGAACTAAGGACTAGTGTTGACAAGCTTGTACGGATGCAGCAGGATCTTCTTGTCATGGACAACCAAATTCCTTTTCAAGTGCTGAGGCTCTTCTGCAAAGATGAAGCCAGGTTGGAGAAATGCCTCCTCAACTTCCTTCAAGTTCATGGTATTAAGATGGCACCCAAGCTTAGCAAAGAAAAGAAGAACACACAAGAAGCCGCACAAGAGCTCAAACTAGTGAAGAATTAATTCTAGAAAACAGAATTAACTCTAATCAACCCAAAAGACACACTCAAAGAATGATTCatgttcttttcttctcctttcatAAGAGTATGTGGTACCCTCTTGGTTAAAACGAGAACTGAAGGGACTAGAAGAAGCCGAAAAGCAATTACCCAGACAAGTTAAGCAAGCTTCCAGGCCTAAAATACAAACAACTTTCTCCGCATCGAAATCTAA
This window harbors:
- the LOC112775933 gene encoding UPF0481 protein At3g47200, which produces MESTEETRGAIDLRERLEESEKQLTGEGNKVSRPKIQRIPAYMAEKLEFQRYYRTQIISFDPFQQSQGWLYKEAWAAMYLKHTNLKFDDLFRELTGEGGWSLKPMWDKLYDDHGHLYKDNVIVDGCCVLELLEKSDLSVDPEQELKISMDKLVRVHQDLLILDNQLPFQLLRLLCQDQEKLQKCLCNFLQVHGIQTAPKLPGKKTENEEVKVTVDGDDDEDPIHLLDYLRKALLMRDQHTFYKAINHKKMKRGSLHLRKYRIGTIRELKAAGIRVTKDSHNNSMYPSFKDGMLQLPELIVDGSTPHIFLNLVAYEMCPDFRNNFEISSFLVFMSSLIDQPEDVKELRMAGVIINELANDKEVADLFNKMDSILVPETPLFADVRDQIHSHFESKRGRIRMLSWMGEASNTFFRSPWTIIALLAATLGLVLTFIQTWFAIHPKS